The Pseudodesulfovibrio cashew genomic sequence AGTGCTCACAAAGGCCTCCTGTTGAGTTACGCATTGAATCGCATGCCCTCTTTTGAGCAAATCCAGGACCAGCACGGCGGAGGCCTCCGGGGCCGGATTAAAATTGCACGATTTGGGCATAATACTAGATTCGAAAATCCGGCATGTTGTGAAAATTTACAAAAATTTTAATGGGTAGGAAAAACGGTGCCACAGGCCTCGGCGAGCGTTCTCCGAATCGTGTCAGAGTGACCCGAACGGGGGGAACGGACCGGGTCGGAGTGACTCGATATTTCGGAGCCTCATGGGAAGACGGTAGCGAAAACGAATTCGAAAAGACGGCTCCCGGGATCTTCCGGGTCGGAATTGACACGGGGGTGACGCCGGGAGTAAGGCTGGCTTAACTGGACTAAAATCCAAGACAAACCGCAGCATGATGAAAATACGCACGCTCATAGTCGACGACGAGGCCCCGGCCCGCAACGAACTCGCCTACCTGCTGACAAGCTTCCCGGACATAGAGTGCCGTGAAGCCGGAACCGCACGGCAGGCCCTGGAGCTGATCCGAAACGACTCGCCCGATCTGGTCTTCCTCGACATCCAGATGCCGGGAAGGGACGGTTTCGACGTGCTCCGGGAGGCGCGTTGCCTGCCTGATCCGCCCCTCTTCGTCTTCGTCACCGCCTATGACCAGTATGCCATCCGCGCCTTTGAGAAGAACGCCGTGGACTACCTGCTCAAGCCCCTGACCTCGGAGCGGCTCAAGGTCAGCGTGGAGCGGGTCCGAGACCTGCTAGGCGGCAGGGAGCCCGGGGCCGACCCGCAGCCGGAGTTGAACACTCTCCTGGCCGCCAGGCCCGAGAGCGCTCCCCTGCCCCGCCTGACCGTGGAGCGCAACGGGCGGCTCCAGCTCATCGATTACGAAGACATCGTCTATTTCGAGCTGGTGGAGCGCAAGATCGTGGTCAACACCTTTGACGGGAGCTTTCCCTGCCATGGTCTGGCCACCCTGGACGATCTGGAGGCCCGCGTGGGGGGCGCGCCATTCCTGCGTATCAACCGCAGCGCCGTGGTCAACCTCAACCGGGTCAAGGAGTTCTCTCCCTGGACCGGCGGCAAGTACAACCTGATCCTGGATGACGACGGGTCCACGGAACTGACCCTCAGCCGGGGCCGGGTCAAGGACTTCAAGCAGCGTCTCGGGCTCTAGGAAACACGGCGGGGACCCCATGTTCGAATACATCCTCACGCTGCTGATGACCCTGGTGGGCCGTTTCGGGGCCATGCTCGCCATCGGCCTCTTCGTGCTCACCCTGGCCCCCATCGGCAAGCTCGGGGTCAACCGGCGGCCCGAGCGGCAATACCGCTGGCTGCTCGGCCTGCTCTTCGGCTTCCTGGGCATCATGGGCACCTACGGCGGCGACATCGTCTTCGACTCGTACGCCAACCTGCGCGGGGTCTACGTCATCACCGGCGGCCTGCTCGGCGGCCCGCTGGTGGGCTTCCTCGCCGGGCTCATCGCCGGGGGCCACCGCTTCCTCATCGACATCGGCGGGTTCAGCACCATCCCGTGCAGCCTGGCCACCTTCCTGGAGGGCATCGCGGCGGGCTACGTCTCCCTGCACCTCAAGGAAAACAACCTCAACTGGAAGGCCGCCTTCGTGGTGGCGCTGGTGGGCGAGTCCATCCACCAGATGATGGTCCTGACCATGGCCAAGCCCTTCGAGCAGGCCGTGGAGCTGGTCAAGGTCATTGCACTGCCCATGATCGCGGTAAACACCTTCGGCGCGGTGCTCTTCATCCAGACCCTGTACCTGCTCTTCGAGTACCGCTCCCGGCGCGACTCCAGCCGCATCAGCCAGGTCATGGACATCGCCAGCCAGACCGTGTCCCACCTGCGCTTCGGCCTGAACGAACAGTCCGCCCTGGAGACGGCGCGAATCATCTGGGACCGCGTGCCCGTGGCCGCCGTGGACATTGCCGGGCAGGACCGCGTCCTGGCGCACCTCGGCGCGGGTGACGACCACCATGTCCAGGGCCAGCCCCTGCGCACCAAGGCGACCCTGAAGGTAATGCAGACCGGCGAACCCGTGTTCCTGCGCTCGCCCAAAGCCATCGGCTGCGATCACCCGGACTGCCCGCTCCAGTCGGCGGTCATCGTGCCCCTGCGCAAGGGGGAGCAGATCGTGGGCTGCCTCAAGCTCTACGGCACCGAGGACATCAAGCTGCACAAGGTCCACTTCGAGCTGGCCAAGGGGCTGGGGGCGCTCTTCTCCACCCAGCTGGAGCTCCAGGACATCCAGACCAAGAACCAGCTTCTTGCCAGTGCGGAGATCCGCCGTCTCCAGACCCAGATCAACCCGCACTTCCTGTTCAACTCCCTGAACACCATAGGCTCCTTCACCAGGACCAACCCGGACAAGGCGCGCGCCCTGCTGGCCGAGCTGGCCATGTACATGCGCCGCAACCTGGACGCCGAGGACGGCTTCACCCGCATAGGGTCCGAGCTGGACCAGATCCGCTCCTACCTCAAGATCGAGCAGGCCCGGTTCGGAGACCGCGTGCGCAGCGAGTGGAGCCTGGACGAGGGCGTGGAGGACATCGAGATCCCGTCCCTGATCATCCAGCCCCTGGTGGAGAACGGAGTCAAGCACGGCATCCTCGGGCGTGACGAGGGCGGCACCATCGCCATCCGCATCGCCAGGGACAACGGCTTGCTCATGGTGGAGATAGCCGACGACGGCGTGGGCATGAGCCCTGACACCCTGCGCCAGGTGCTCCTGAGCGAGGGGGAATTCGCCGACGAGGACCACATCGGCGTACGCAACTGCAACCAGCGGCTGCAGCAGATTTACGGCCCGGCCCATACCCTCTCCATCGCCAGCCAGCCGGACCGGGGCACACGCGTCTCGTTCACCATTCCGTACGCCTCGGCGGCCGCGTAACCGCCAACGCTTCAGACGCGGTTTTCCGCAGTTCAATCCCCAAAATCGCAATTCCTGTCCTGCGCCGAGATTTTTTCCGGCTCTGGAGCTATTCCTTTCGATGTTGTGAGAGGAGGCGTCTCAGGACGCGTGCGCCCCCTTCCTTGGGGGGGAGGGGGCGCCATACCGCTTTTTAGACGAAGGAGTTACGTATGGATGCCATGCTCATGATGCTGGCGGCCTTTGCCGGGTACATCGTCATGTACCAGCTCTACGGCCGCTACATCGGAAGGAAAATCTTCGCCCTGTCGGGCCAGGCCCCCGTGCCTGCCAAGGAAATGGAAGACGGGGTCGACTACGTGCCGACCAAAAAGGAAATCATCTTCGGCCACCACTTCACCTCAATCGCGGGAACCGGCCCCATCGTGGGACCGGCCATCGCCGTCATCTGGGGCTGGGTCCCGGCCATGATCTGGATCTTCGTGGGCTCGATCATGATGGGCGCCGTGCACGACTTCGGCGCGCTGATCCTGTCCATGCGCAACCAGGGCAAATCCGTCTCGGAGATCACCTCCAAGTATATCAACCCGCGCACCAAGCTGTTCTTCTTCGTGGTGGTCTTCCTCGACCTGCTGATCATCACCGCCATCTTCGGCCTGGTCATCGCGGTCATCTTCAACATGTATCCGGCCTCGGTGCTCCCGGTCTGGCTTGAAGTGCCCATCGCCATGTGGCTCGGCTTCATGATCTACCGCCGCGGGGCCAACGCCCTGACCTGGTCCATCGTCGCCCTGGTGCTCATGTACGCCACCGTGGTCCTCGGCACCTACCTGCCCATCAAACTGTCGGCCATCGGCGGCCTGCCGCCCACCGGCATCTGGACTGTGGCCCTGCTGGTCTACGCCTTCATCGCGTCCACCCTGCCCGTGACCACGCTGCTCCAGCCGCGCGACTTCATCAACTCCCACCAGCTCCTGGTGGCCCTGGCCCTGATGGTCATCGGCGTGTTCGCCGCCACCTTCTCAGGCTCCCAGCTGCACATCGTGGCCCCGGCAGTGCAGGCCGCTCCCGAAGGCGCGCCGCCCATGCTGCCCTTCCTGTTCATCACCATTGCCTGCGGCGCCATCTCCGGCTTCCACTCCCTGGTCTCGTCCGGAACCACGGCCAAGCAGGTCGAGAGCGAAAACGACTCCCTGTTCGTGGGCTACGGCAGCATGCTGACCGAAGCCGTGCTCTCCACCCTGGTCATCGTGGCCGTGGCTGCGGGCATCGGCCTGGGCTATCACACCGGCGAAGGCGCTACCCTGACCGGCATCGACGCATGGTCCACCCACTACTCCTCCTGGGCCGCGGCCAAGGGGCTGGGTTCCAAGATCGCCGCATTTGTCTACGGCGCCGCCAACATGATCGAGGCCGCCGGCATCCCGCACGCCGTGGCCCTGGCCATCATGGGTGTGTTCGTGGCCTCCTTCGCGGGGACGACCATGGACACTGCCACACGTATCGAGCGCTACGCTCTGACCGAGCTGTTCAGCAACAGCCCGATCCGCATCTTCGAGAACAAGTACGTGTCCACCGCCGTGGCCGTGTTCCTGGCCGGTTGCCTGGCCTTCTCGTCCGGCGGCGACGGCAAGGGAGCCCTGTCCCTGTGGCCGCTGTTCGGCTGTATCAACCAGATCCTGGCGGCCCTGGTGCTGACCACCGTGACCGTCTACCTCAAGCAGCGCGGCGGCCTGAGCTGGATCATCTCCGGCATCCCGGCGATCTTCCTCGGGGCCATGACCGTGTGGGCCATCCTGATCAACCAGGGCATGTACATGGAGAAAGGCAACATGTTACTGTCCTCCCTGAACCTCCTGGTGCTCTGCGTCTCCCTGTGGGTCGCGGCGGAGGCCATCATCAAGTTCCTCAAGACCGAAGCCGGAACTCCGGCAACGGAAGCAAGCTAACCCAAACCCTATCCCCCCGGCCGGACAGGCTCCGGCCGGGGGACAACAAGGAAATCAAATGGCAGACGCACAGGCCATCGACGCCGTCCGGAAAACACTCTTCCGCCGCTACCTGCTCATGCTCACTCCAGCGGCCATCCTGTTTGCCGCGTGGGCGGCCTGCCGCCAGGCCGGGCTTGTCCCCGCATCGGACAAGGCGCTCACCGACCTCGTCGGTCCCGCCGCATTCATTGCGGCCATCGTCCTGGCCGTGGCCGCGCCCCTGCTCTACCGCATCCGCTTCGTCAAGCGGGTGGAGGGGAGCCCGCACGTGGAGGCGGAGACGTTCACCGCCTTCCAGCTCTCCCTCACGTCCCTGGCCCTGCTCGCCCCCTATGCGGCGGCTGCCGGGTACATGGCGGGCGTATCCACTTTCCATTTTTCCGGCGCGTTCCTGGCCGCATTGTACGGCGCCTATTACTATTTCCCGTCCCAGAAGCGGGTGGCCCAGGAAATGCGCCTCTTCCGCGTGCCCACGGCAGGCGGGAAGGGTTGATACATGAAGAACGGATGCAAGCGAATCGTCCGGGCGGTCAAGAACGGCTGGCGTTTCATGGACGAACTCCACCGGTCCAAGGCCACGGAGAGGCTGGAGTGGGAAACCCGGGAACTGGAGAACATCTTCGCCCTGCTCACCCTGGGCGCGTTCGTGGGCATGCAGGCCCCGCCCATGCATATTTCCCTGGAGCTGCTCCCGGACATGGAGCAGGAGCTGGTCTACATGACCAACCGCGTCTGCGTGTCCAGGGATCCCCTGGCCGACCTCTTCTCCATGTTCGACGCCCTGTAGGCACAAGGATGACCATGCCGGAACAACACTACTATTTCCACGCGGGCAAGGGCGGAGTCGGCAAATCGACCACCTCGTCCCTCTCTGCCATGCACCTTGCCCGGACCGGGCGCGAGGTTCTGCTGGTCTCTCTGGACCCGGCCCATAACCAGACCGACATCTTCGACACCCCTTTCACCGGAGACCCGAAACGAGTGGCCCCGAACCTGCGCGTGGCCCAGGCGGACATCGACCGCTGGGTGAGAGAATACCTCAAGGGCGTGGAAACCCAGATCAAGGCCAACTACACCTACCAGACCGCCTTCAACCTGGAAAAGCACCTGAGCGTGGTCAAACACTCGCCGGGCATCGAGGAATACGGGCTGCTCCTGGCCTTCCAG encodes the following:
- a CDS encoding LytTR family DNA-binding domain-containing protein, which produces MMKIRTLIVDDEAPARNELAYLLTSFPDIECREAGTARQALELIRNDSPDLVFLDIQMPGRDGFDVLREARCLPDPPLFVFVTAYDQYAIRAFEKNAVDYLLKPLTSERLKVSVERVRDLLGGREPGADPQPELNTLLAARPESAPLPRLTVERNGRLQLIDYEDIVYFELVERKIVVNTFDGSFPCHGLATLDDLEARVGGAPFLRINRSAVVNLNRVKEFSPWTGGKYNLILDDDGSTELTLSRGRVKDFKQRLGL
- a CDS encoding LytS/YhcK type 5TM receptor domain-containing protein yields the protein MFEYILTLLMTLVGRFGAMLAIGLFVLTLAPIGKLGVNRRPERQYRWLLGLLFGFLGIMGTYGGDIVFDSYANLRGVYVITGGLLGGPLVGFLAGLIAGGHRFLIDIGGFSTIPCSLATFLEGIAAGYVSLHLKENNLNWKAAFVVALVGESIHQMMVLTMAKPFEQAVELVKVIALPMIAVNTFGAVLFIQTLYLLFEYRSRRDSSRISQVMDIASQTVSHLRFGLNEQSALETARIIWDRVPVAAVDIAGQDRVLAHLGAGDDHHVQGQPLRTKATLKVMQTGEPVFLRSPKAIGCDHPDCPLQSAVIVPLRKGEQIVGCLKLYGTEDIKLHKVHFELAKGLGALFSTQLELQDIQTKNQLLASAEIRRLQTQINPHFLFNSLNTIGSFTRTNPDKARALLAELAMYMRRNLDAEDGFTRIGSELDQIRSYLKIEQARFGDRVRSEWSLDEGVEDIEIPSLIIQPLVENGVKHGILGRDEGGTIAIRIARDNGLLMVEIADDGVGMSPDTLRQVLLSEGEFADEDHIGVRNCNQRLQQIYGPAHTLSIASQPDRGTRVSFTIPYASAAA
- a CDS encoding carbon starvation protein A codes for the protein MDAMLMMLAAFAGYIVMYQLYGRYIGRKIFALSGQAPVPAKEMEDGVDYVPTKKEIIFGHHFTSIAGTGPIVGPAIAVIWGWVPAMIWIFVGSIMMGAVHDFGALILSMRNQGKSVSEITSKYINPRTKLFFFVVVFLDLLIITAIFGLVIAVIFNMYPASVLPVWLEVPIAMWLGFMIYRRGANALTWSIVALVLMYATVVLGTYLPIKLSAIGGLPPTGIWTVALLVYAFIASTLPVTTLLQPRDFINSHQLLVALALMVIGVFAATFSGSQLHIVAPAVQAAPEGAPPMLPFLFITIACGAISGFHSLVSSGTTAKQVESENDSLFVGYGSMLTEAVLSTLVIVAVAAGIGLGYHTGEGATLTGIDAWSTHYSSWAAAKGLGSKIAAFVYGAANMIEAAGIPHAVALAIMGVFVASFAGTTMDTATRIERYALTELFSNSPIRIFENKYVSTAVAVFLAGCLAFSSGGDGKGALSLWPLFGCINQILAALVLTTVTVYLKQRGGLSWIISGIPAIFLGAMTVWAILINQGMYMEKGNMLLSSLNLLVLCVSLWVAAEAIIKFLKTEAGTPATEAS